A region of Candidatus Cloacimonadota bacterium DNA encodes the following proteins:
- a CDS encoding asparagine synthetase B — protein sequence MKRYLLILVVALCSLSGAEILVPMDQTQSNHLKAYGVAFEALKEQYVVKWLLNYRGGSFLMPESEGLAALCNIRGVRFELVSSAQVAAIMAEIQDANMEALVLEKEPKIAIYIPPNALPWDDAVTLALNYAEIDYDRFWDDEVLDGKLVDYDWLHLHHEDFTGQFGKFYGSYRHMPWYQNDVQVNEAMAARHGYAKVWQLKHAVAQKIREFVENGGFLFAMCAATDTFDIAMAAYGTDIVDSLVDGDGIDPQYQSKLDFSRCFAFENFKLKTNPFEYEFSDIDASDYSRLRGAEADYFQLFDFSAKYDPVPTMLTQCHVNVIDGFLGQTTSFFKDKVKKSVIILAEVPGQNEVKYIHGNIGKGTFTFYGGHDPEDYQHKVGDPETILDLHKNSPGYRLILNNILFPAAEKKELKT from the coding sequence GTGAAAAGATACTTGCTGATTTTGGTGGTTGCGCTGTGCTCCCTGTCGGGGGCTGAAATCCTGGTGCCGATGGACCAGACCCAGAGCAACCACCTGAAAGCCTACGGAGTCGCCTTCGAAGCGCTTAAAGAGCAGTATGTGGTGAAATGGCTGCTCAATTACCGGGGCGGAAGTTTCCTGATGCCGGAATCCGAAGGCCTGGCCGCGCTCTGCAACATCCGCGGAGTGCGTTTCGAGCTGGTATCCTCCGCCCAAGTGGCCGCCATCATGGCCGAAATCCAGGATGCGAACATGGAGGCGCTGGTTCTGGAAAAAGAGCCGAAAATCGCCATCTACATCCCGCCCAACGCCTTGCCTTGGGACGACGCGGTGACCCTGGCCCTGAACTACGCCGAAATCGATTATGACCGTTTCTGGGACGATGAGGTGCTGGATGGCAAGCTGGTGGATTATGACTGGCTGCATCTGCATCATGAGGATTTCACGGGGCAGTTCGGCAAGTTTTACGGTTCCTACCGCCACATGCCCTGGTATCAAAACGACGTCCAGGTGAACGAGGCAATGGCCGCGAGGCACGGCTACGCCAAGGTTTGGCAGCTTAAGCACGCGGTGGCGCAAAAAATCCGCGAGTTTGTGGAGAATGGCGGATTCCTCTTTGCCATGTGCGCTGCCACGGATACCTTCGACATCGCGATGGCGGCTTACGGAACGGACATTGTGGACAGCCTCGTCGACGGCGATGGAATCGACCCCCAATACCAAAGCAAGCTGGATTTCAGCCGCTGCTTTGCCTTCGAAAACTTCAAGCTAAAGACCAATCCCTTTGAATATGAATTTTCCGATATCGACGCCAGCGACTATTCCCGGCTGCGCGGGGCGGAAGCGGACTATTTCCAACTATTCGATTTTTCAGCCAAATACGATCCCGTGCCCACCATGCTCACCCAGTGCCACGTGAACGTTATCGACGGCTTTCTGGGGCAAACCACCTCCTTTTTCAAGGACAAGGTGAAGAAAAGCGTGATCATCCTGGCCGAGGTGCCGGGCCAGAATGAGGTTAAATACATCCACGGCAACATCGGCAAAGGCACCTTCACCTTCTACGGCGGACATGATCCCGAGGATTACCAGCACAAGGTCGGCGATCCCGAAACTATCCTCGACCTCCATAAAAACTCGCCCGGATACAGGCTGATCCTGAACAACATCCTCTTTCCAGCCGCCGAGAAGAAAGAACTGAAAACCTGA
- a CDS encoding T9SS type A sorting domain-containing protein produces the protein MSGENFYDDEWTWYSPVEIGNCIYYDPPLPVELSTFTASMSITNDAVNLMWVTQTESNMIGYRILRGNSDVLAEAEDQNTLIPATNTSLPVSYMYSDTVIQPEQSYYYWLEALDMDGTNTFFGPIAITVPGEGEYTPAIPLATGISSLYPNPFNPDLTISYSVKTSLPVKIDIVNMRGQIIQTLVNENKEAGVYRQNWNGTGSDGRLCSSGVYFVRMQAGGEEYYAKAILLK, from the coding sequence ATGAGTGGAGAGAATTTTTACGACGATGAATGGACGTGGTATAGCCCAGTAGAAATTGGAAACTGCATCTATTACGACCCACCACTCCCCGTAGAGCTTTCCACTTTCACCGCATCGATGAGCATCACCAATGACGCGGTCAATCTGATGTGGGTTACCCAGACAGAGTCGAATATGATCGGCTACAGGATATTGCGCGGGAACAGCGACGTTTTGGCCGAGGCGGAGGACCAGAATACCCTGATCCCAGCCACCAACACCTCACTGCCTGTTTCCTACATGTACAGTGACACGGTGATACAGCCGGAGCAATCTTATTACTACTGGCTTGAAGCTCTGGATATGGACGGCACCAACACGTTCTTCGGACCCATTGCCATTACCGTCCCGGGCGAAGGTGAATACACCCCTGCGATTCCTCTTGCTACTGGCATTAGTTCCCTCTATCCCAATCCTTTCAATCCGGACCTGACCATCAGCTACAGCGTGAAAACCAGTCTGCCTGTGAAGATCGACATTGTTAATATGCGCGGACAAATCATCCAGACCCTGGTTAACGAGAACAAGGAAGCCGGTGTGTATCGGCAGAATTGGAACGGCACTGGTTCAGACGGACGGCTCTGCTCTTCGGGAGTCTATTTCGTTAGGATGCAAGCCGGTGGCGAAGAATATTATGCCAAAGCCATTCTGTTGAAGTAG